GGTTCTTTCAAGTTTGCTATTTGGGTTTGTGATGACAGATAAAGCTCGAGAAGATGTGTTATTCATTCATGGCTTCATTTCATCATCAGTATTTTGGACTGAAACTTTATTCCCCAACTTTTCGACTACTGTGAAATCGACTTACAGATTGTTGGCTGTTGATATACTGGGCTTTGGCCGAAGTCCGAAGCCAACTGACTCGCTTTACACTTTAAGAGAGCATGTGGAAATGATTGAAAAGTCCGCGCTTGAAGCTTTCCAAGTTAAATCGTTCCACATTGTGGCTCATTCCTTAGGCTGCATTTTAGCCCTTGCTATAGCTGTTAAGCATCCGGGATCCATCAAGTCTCTCACCCTACTCGCACCagtaagtttatttttattttttattctccaCGATTTTGTTATCGATTGAAAgccatattaatattaattgtcACTAATCCCATATGAAATGGCAGCCATATTTTCCAGTGCCAAAGGGTGAACCAGCAACTCAATATATTATGAGAAGAATAGCTCCCCGGCGAGTGTGGCCGGTGATGGCTTTCGGTGCATCGGTTGCTTGCTGGTACGAGCACATCAGCCGGACGATTTGCCTGGTGGTATGCAAGAACCACCGGTTGTGGGAATTTATCACCAAATTTATCACCCGAAACAGGTAATAGTTTCGTCAAACCTAAGCTCCCCAGCACCTCCTTAAGTCGCGTCTGCTAAAACGACCTTAACTATAATCCACATGGAACAGCAAACCATGATGTTTGCGTCTTTGATTGACCAAGTTTCAGAATCTGCCCCTTTTTACCTGTCTTTTGTTGGCAAgcatttaccaaaacaattcATCAATCTATTTTTTATACGTTTGGCTTGACTATAATAACCAACTTTATTAGTcctacatatataaaattttgggctTAAAACAAGCTACTTAGTATAAGTGTATAGTTTTTTAGTACGTATTCGGTGCACCATTTTggagttattattattttaaaaaattatttgatatatatataaatatataatatttacaagtattaaataataaaattaaataaacctcaaatattaaatattcattaattttataaaatattctttcaCAAATATAATTCATTCtcaaactcaaaatgaataagcaaaaagttatttcattaattaaacaataagataaaccaatactatacatatatataaatctataattcaataaatccaaaataaataataaaaattaaaattacatatttaaaatattctttttttatcaattggtacaaataatatcaaaacagAATTGTACTGGAATAATTTATGTTAAGATCGAATaatgtcaaaataaaattggCGACTTTAACTTAAACCATTTCATCGTTAGAGATTGATTTGCTTcaaccaaaacatgaaaaatacctataaaaatttattttatatctctAAATTAAAGTCATGAAGTGggtttatatttattacattgatatatataaatcatataaaatatatgttaattttattactaaagAAGAATATCcttctacaataaaaaaatagaagaatatcaagaaggaaaaaaactatGAAACCAAATGAGAAAACTAAACAAGAGTATCTTTCAGGCAAAGGTGAGAATTGGTGGAATGAAACTTTTGTCAGTCGATTGCTTGATGAAAACAAAGTCAAATGTAGTTGAGAAATGAAGTCTCAATcaatatgttatttaatttattagtacaGCCtgcaaatatattttctttaatcttaACTTAAGATACAATATTCCAGGATCAGGACTTACTTGTTAGAAAGTTTCTGCTGCCACACCCATAATGCCGCTTGGCATACACTTCACAACATCATTTGTGGCACCGCCGGCAATCTCGACAGCTATTTGGACACCGTCTGCAACCAGCTAAAGTGCGAGGTCACCATATTCCATGGAGGAGACGATGAAGTAATCCCGGTGGAATGTAGCTATAATGTACAGAGAAGAATCCCTCGTGCTCAAGTTAAGGTTGTCGAAAACAAAGATCACATTACAATTGTTGTTGGTAGACAAAAGGCCTTTGCCAAGGAACTTGAGAAGATTTGGAAGAGATCAAAATGTGATTAATCGTAGACCGAGTTTCAACTCTTCTTTTTCTGGGCCTGATTAAAACAGGCACGAAATCATAATAACAACAATGATTTACTGAAACAtggtgaattaaaaaaaaagaaggaagagtgatattaaaattttaatcgacACCATTTTCTAGTCAAGATGATAGGAGAATGGTaggtttttctattttaattaaatgagatTTCAATCTCGTTTTTAAATGCTTAAGTGTCAAAGTAGGcattattatgctaataaaatAGCTCTCAAATcccactatttttttttttctgttgttgttattaatgaattgaaatgtAATAAACTGGATTTAAATGCATAAAGAATAGTGCTTTAGCATATTCAAACATGCGTCTTTTTATACTGATAATAATGCTCATACGAATTGAACTAAGATTCAATCGATtgctttaatcatattaaaagaattataaatgcACTTGTTAACATAACCTGaaatttatttcagtttattCATGAAATTACATCTTTATAAAAATaccatataatatatttaagatTCAAATTTATCTTGATGGATTGGATTGTATTCGAGATCTTCAATGACATTCTTTTGTCCAAAACAATAAACTATTTTGATTAAGAAATTCtacttcaattaaatttattgatatatttttgttaaaaataaatttaaatttatttaatttttaaactaaaacctatatttgaatcaaagtaagtctttttttttttttgaacggTAAACTTAACAACTCTATTTTCAGATTTGATTTCATTTCTTGAAgtaaaaaatttgaacattGAGAACTACAAACCTCATTTCCTCTTTTGCCTGCTTCGATCGATATTCATGCTTAGGTTTTTTGTAGGTTGAAAATTTGAGAACTTAAACAGGTCTTTTAAGTATCATATGGTTATTATATGTaaggtagggattttaattttattatttatagatCTTTGACTTTAACTACGTAGAAATAGTAATTGCATTTATCATTTCATGCAAAGGAGAGAGGCATCAATCTCGTAGTGTCAACCTGTTATAACTTGCAACATAAAATAACGTGTAAAATGTTATTTGTTTCAATACCATTTGTAGCTTTTATGGTGTTTGAACTAGAGTAAGAGTTTGGACTCAGTTTAT
The window above is part of the Gossypium raimondii isolate GPD5lz chromosome 9, ASM2569854v1, whole genome shotgun sequence genome. Proteins encoded here:
- the LOC105800197 gene encoding probable lysophospholipase BODYGUARD 1, with protein sequence MDVKLNTIRLVRVLSLAGEILNNAVSFAVFCVLDFVDFILCFVYKVIDFWIESQWKPCYCSSAKQRIIEGDNILVSEECESKIVCLTSANLQVEDISDTLYSRPSIVAQLSKFIINDLNKTKKTTVTSTFTIDSTIVELLRRNVVPRWSDCDCKICNSWTSSRKDTLFVKAEGPKDKAREDVLFIHGFISSSVFWTETLFPNFSTTVKSTYRLLAVDILGFGRSPKPTDSLYTLREHVEMIEKSALEAFQVKSFHIVAHSLGCILALAIAVKHPGSIKSLTLLAPPYFPVPKGEPATQYIMRRIAPRRVWPVMAFGASVACWYEHISRTICLVVCKNHRLWEFITKFITRNRIRTYLLESFCCHTHNAAWHTLHNIICGTAGNLDSYLDTVCNQLKCEVTIFHGGDDEVIPVECSYNVQRRIPRAQVKVVENKDHITIVVGRQKAFAKELEKIWKRSKCD